The following proteins come from a genomic window of Nitrosopumilaceae archaeon AB1(1):
- a CDS encoding sugar phosphate nucleotidyltransferase, which yields MNKIKKCVITAAGTGTRLLPFTKENSKEMMPIYAKNKNQILLKPILQVIYESIFDFGINNFCFVVGRGKRNVEDHFLISEKNKLKNNAAMKTFFQKVGKSNINYVQQSVSRGFGDAVAKSKFFVNNNDFLLHAGDDVILSPNNDHLQRLEKAFFEYDADVAFLVTEISDPESYGVIQGNEIKKGIIRVDSFEEKPKKPKSKLAVIAIYIFKSSVFKTLKKTKPDKKGEIRLADAVKSIISNGNAIAVKLKNNEKRIDVGIPENYVDSINTSYQFFNKK from the coding sequence ATGAATAAAATAAAAAAATGTGTCATAACAGCTGCAGGGACAGGAACTAGATTATTACCATTTACAAAAGAGAATTCAAAAGAAATGATGCCAATTTATGCAAAAAATAAAAATCAGATATTGTTAAAACCAATCTTACAAGTAATTTATGAATCCATATTTGATTTTGGCATAAACAATTTTTGTTTTGTTGTTGGCAGAGGAAAAAGAAATGTTGAAGATCACTTTTTGATATCAGAAAAAAATAAACTGAAAAATAATGCTGCGATGAAAACTTTTTTTCAAAAAGTTGGCAAAAGTAACATAAATTATGTCCAACAATCAGTATCTCGTGGTTTTGGAGATGCTGTGGCAAAATCAAAATTTTTTGTCAATAATAATGATTTTTTGCTTCATGCAGGAGATGATGTTATACTATCTCCAAACAACGACCACTTACAAAGATTGGAAAAAGCATTTTTTGAATATGATGCAGATGTGGCATTTTTAGTAACAGAAATAAGTGATCCAGAATCATATGGTGTAATTCAAGGCAACGAGATCAAAAAGGGAATCATCAGGGTTGATAGTTTCGAAGAAAAACCGAAAAAACCAAAATCAAAATTGGCAGTGATTGCCATCTATATTTTTAAAAGTTCAGTTTTTAAGACTCTGAAAAAGACCAAACCAGATAAAAAAGGAGAGATTCGTCTTGCAGATGCAGTAAAATCAATAATTAGTAATGGAAATGCTATTGCAGTGAAATTAAAAAACAACGAAAAAAGAATTGATGTTGGAATTCCAGAAAACTATGTAGATTCAATTAACACTTCATATCAATTTTTTAATAAAAAATAA
- a CDS encoding DegT/DnrJ/EryC1/StrS family aminotransferase, whose product MKVTLSNIEINNKVTKAVNNVLKSKRFILDKETEKFEDEFAKFCRVRYASCVNSGTAALFLSLLGLGVKKGDEVILPSLSYIATSLPVSMLGVIPKFVEVDKKNYTIDPTKIEEAITKKTRGIIPVHLYGHPADMNEIKKIAKEKSLFVIEDAAQAHGAKYKNKSVGSFGDVACFSFYPSKNLTVCGDGGIVTSNNSNLIKKIKMSRDHGRTDKYLHKILGHNLRFNENQVAIGNVMLKKLQKDNTSRRNVAKIYDEQLNSNVIIQKVEKWATPVYHMYTIRTRFRSRLQKFLKERGIPTGIHYPIPIHKQPVYKRYNKIKLPITEEIANTTLSIPMFPSLSNNQQRYVIKNINKFFEQV is encoded by the coding sequence ATGAAAGTCACACTATCTAACATTGAAATAAACAACAAAGTCACAAAAGCAGTAAATAACGTACTAAAATCAAAGAGGTTCATTCTAGATAAGGAGACTGAAAAATTTGAGGATGAATTTGCAAAATTTTGTAGAGTACGATATGCATCATGCGTCAATTCTGGCACTGCTGCATTATTTCTATCACTATTAGGATTAGGAGTTAAAAAAGGCGATGAGGTCATTTTACCTTCTCTCTCATATATTGCAACAAGCTTGCCAGTATCTATGCTAGGAGTTATACCAAAATTTGTAGAAGTAGATAAAAAAAATTATACAATTGATCCTACAAAAATAGAGGAGGCAATAACAAAAAAAACTCGTGGAATTATTCCTGTTCATTTGTATGGGCACCCAGCAGATATGAATGAAATAAAAAAAATTGCAAAAGAAAAATCCTTGTTTGTTATAGAAGATGCAGCACAAGCACATGGTGCAAAATATAAAAATAAATCGGTGGGTTCTTTTGGAGATGTAGCATGTTTTAGTTTTTATCCTTCTAAAAATCTAACAGTGTGTGGAGATGGAGGTATCGTCACATCAAACAATTCAAATCTTATAAAAAAAATTAAAATGTCAAGAGATCATGGAAGAACAGACAAATATCTCCACAAAATTTTGGGGCATAATCTAAGATTCAATGAAAATCAAGTTGCAATTGGCAATGTAATGTTAAAAAAATTGCAGAAAGACAATACATCTCGAAGAAATGTGGCAAAAATTTATGATGAACAATTAAATTCAAATGTTATAATTCAAAAAGTTGAAAAATGGGCAACTCCAGTATACCATATGTATACAATTAGAACTAGATTTAGGAGTAGATTACAAAAATTTCTAAAAGAAAGAGGTATACCCACAGGTATTCATTATCCAATACCAATTCATAAACAACCAGTCTACAAAAGATATAACAAAATCAAATTACCTATAACCGAAGAAATTGCAAATACAACTTTATCAATTCCCATGTTTCCAAGTTTATCTAACAATCAACAAAGGTACGTCATAAAAAACATCAACAAATTTTTTGAACAAGTATGA
- a CDS encoding S6e family ribosomal protein — translation MASFKLTISDKKGKSITKELKDSDANQLVGLSIGSDTDASVVGLSGTMSITGGSDTSGIPMRSDLHGSARKYILLSKGVGLQDVEKG, via the coding sequence TTGGCTAGCTTTAAATTAACAATATCTGATAAAAAAGGAAAATCCATTACTAAGGAACTTAAAGATTCTGATGCAAATCAGCTAGTTGGTTTATCTATTGGCTCAGATACTGATGCATCCGTCGTGGGATTATCTGGAACTATGTCCATTACAGGTGGTAGTGACACATCTGGAATTCCAATGCGTAGTGATTTACACGGTTCAGCGCGTAAATACATACTACTCTCAAAAGGTGTAGGATTACAGGATGTAGAAAAAGGTTAA
- a CDS encoding translation initiation factor IF-2 subunit gamma: MSWCESLPDWYIKKYGRQSCVNIGTSGQVDHGKTSIIKLLTGTWTSVHSQELKRGITIRVGYSDTPIYKCKSCKDTLGYSTKPKCLNCGKESELTRVVSFVDSPGHESLMANMLSGSALMDGAMLIVAANSKIPQPQTKEHLLALDTLGIKQIVLVQNKVDLVSYENALENYSDLVKFAQGTVTTDSPVIPISAQSGLNRSALIAALESTIKTPQREESADPIMHVLRSFDVNKPGCNIEKIKGGIIGGSLVQGSLKIDDEIEIKPGLYDERKKTYIPLTTDIISLGTSGGIVDNIRPGGLTAIGTKLNPSLTRSDSFTGSVIGKPGTLPDVSATATFSIKLFDSAVGFGVDEIKVTPIKMGEHLRLNIGTAPILSTVSKVKNDTITVALRRPTCLFKDGRVAISRRIADRWRLIGAGLFG, encoded by the coding sequence ATGAGCTGGTGTGAATCATTACCTGATTGGTATATTAAAAAATATGGTAGACAGTCTTGTGTAAATATTGGCACTTCAGGACAAGTAGATCATGGTAAAACCTCTATCATTAAACTTCTTACTGGTACATGGACAAGTGTTCATAGTCAAGAATTAAAACGTGGGATTACAATAAGAGTTGGATATTCAGACACTCCTATCTATAAATGCAAATCTTGTAAAGATACGCTTGGTTATTCCACTAAACCAAAATGCCTCAACTGTGGTAAAGAAAGTGAATTGACTCGAGTAGTAAGTTTTGTAGATAGTCCAGGACATGAAAGTTTGATGGCAAATATGCTATCTGGTTCAGCTCTCATGGATGGTGCTATGCTAATCGTAGCTGCCAATTCAAAAATCCCACAACCTCAAACTAAAGAGCACCTCTTAGCACTCGATACTCTTGGCATAAAACAGATCGTACTAGTACAAAATAAAGTGGATCTTGTATCGTATGAAAATGCTCTTGAAAATTATTCTGATCTTGTTAAATTCGCTCAAGGAACCGTCACTACCGACTCGCCTGTAATTCCAATCTCTGCTCAATCTGGATTGAATCGCTCTGCCTTAATTGCAGCACTAGAATCTACTATTAAAACACCACAAAGAGAAGAATCCGCTGACCCAATAATGCATGTCTTACGTTCCTTTGATGTCAATAAACCTGGGTGTAATATTGAAAAGATCAAGGGCGGTATAATAGGTGGTAGTCTTGTACAAGGTAGTCTAAAGATAGATGATGAGATTGAGATTAAACCTGGTTTATATGATGAACGAAAGAAAACATACATTCCACTTACAACAGATATTATTTCTCTTGGAACTTCTGGTGGTATTGTAGATAATATTAGACCCGGTGGACTTACTGCCATAGGTACAAAATTAAATCCATCTCTTACTAGAAGTGATTCTTTTACTGGCTCTGTCATTGGTAAACCCGGTACGCTTCCGGATGTATCTGCAACTGCTACATTTTCTATTAAATTATTTGATTCAGCTGTTGGATTTGGTGTTGATGAAATCAAAGTCACACCAATCAAAATGGGTGAACATCTTAGGTTAAACATAGGGACAGCTCCAATCTTATCCACTGTATCCAAAGTAAAAAATGACACAATTACAGTTGCATTACGCCGTCCTACTTGCTTGTTTAAAGATGGACGCGTAGCCATAAGTCGTAGAATTGCAGATCGATGGAGACTTATCGGTGCTGGATTATTTGGTTAG
- a CDS encoding twitching motility protein PilT — MVSIICDTSFLISLATRRIKNLDESITEIGQYEFVIPKSVMLELEHLINNPKKSRQATSALTLAKQFSIDSSIIRIPANHSIINYIKKYGGIVVTLDRDLKNNVRSAGGSIMSLYNDRIILENQ, encoded by the coding sequence TTGGTTAGTATAATCTGTGATACTAGTTTTCTTATATCACTTGCAACTCGTAGAATAAAAAATCTAGATGAATCTATAACTGAAATCGGACAATATGAATTTGTTATTCCTAAATCTGTTATGTTAGAACTTGAACATTTGATAAATAATCCTAAAAAAAGTCGTCAAGCTACTAGTGCATTAACTCTAGCAAAACAATTCAGTATTGATTCTTCCATTATTAGGATACCTGCAAATCATTCTATAATTAATTATATCAAAAAGTATGGTGGTATAGTAGTGACACTAGATCGTGATTTAAAAAATAATGTTCGNAGTGCAGGGGGTTCAATAATGTCTTTGTATAATGATAGAATAATACTTGAAAATCAGTAA
- a CDS encoding YbhB/YbcL family Raf kinase inhibitor-like protein, translating into MSILTLSSPDFDDGQEIPRECGYKHGNKIPNLSISNIPENTKSLVLIMDDPDAMDIVGKVWVHWLMWNISPSDKINSSTRAVLGKTDFGEVNYGGPAPPDKRHTYIFKLYAIDTILDLPLGSDREQLKSTIDGHIIQETSLKGTFTP; encoded by the coding sequence ATGTCTATACTTACCTTATCGAGTCCTGACTTTGATGACGGTCAAGAGATTCCACGTGAATGTGGATACAAACATGGTAATAAAATTCCCAACCTATCTATTAGTAATATACCTGAAAATACCAAATCTCTTGTTCTGATAATGGATGATCCTGATGCAATGGATATAGTGGGTAAAGTTTGGGTTCATTGGTTGATGTGGAATATTTCGCCATCTGATAAAATTAATTCCTCTACTAGAGCTGTATTGGGAAAGACTGATTTTGGAGAAGTGAATTATGGTGGTCCTGCACCACCTGATAAAAGGCACACATACATCTTTAAGCTATATGCTATAGATACAATTTTAGATCTACCTCTAGGCTCTGACAGGGAACAGTTGAAATCTACTATAGATGGACATATTATCCAAGAAACTAGCCTGAAAGGCACTTTTACTCCTTAG
- a CDS encoding STT3 domain-containing protein: protein MLSDRVLFHAGKYEFNLRHLLVIGILSIAVANSAMLRSLPADFGFVLNEYDPYFHYRATQYIVDNGIIAFHEWNDEYSWHPYGRDVSAGSQLMLYLSAASIYYVLGESISLLDVTILVPVIFGPLSALVLFALVRRIAGTTSGLIAALLMSFSIPLLTRGMIGWFKSEPVGIFYGLFAVYLFISGIKSQNRKVAIPKIIGSGILLTFSVSAWGGSSFFILLLAMFIVTLPFVRKDYTFLLKYTPLFLIACLVTAMFFQRQGIDFVLGLGGLLLGGSYIVMVLTILVHRFSNLENKLRNSLLFILFTIVSAIGLLAANVVPASFRYLSAVNPFLIQKSVLATSVAEHASVTIEFSFYVMSTMLIFAVIGIWFIFRVRSLENDDSPLRIPNDMMAFALIFGMFGVYMSSAFIRLELFASIAVISVASIGLTVLIRQICKPGVQLRKKIMPVPNVPTKMIFGALIILLLVVPLIHPVNANWLTAIHQPPSIANGSSRYFINSPDWPDTFEWMKNNTSKGSVVGSWWDYGYWIQTLGERASLADNSTSNSTRIAEIGRAFLSPPDIAWSAFSNTMDADYVLLYIAGHRVNSLNEEDGYYVLNGGGDFSKKIWFIRIGGLPESKFLQLDGNSGTDYLWQETALGSMIPFTPVTYLLQDQTQVAEYQLGSTPIYIKDVKYPADGDGPFRLAYSSPSFTDERGVLNTILIYEINKDYVPLE, encoded by the coding sequence ATGTTATCTGATAGGGTCCTCTTTCATGCAGGCAAGTATGAGTTTAACCTTCGACATTTACTTGTAATAGGAATCCTATCAATTGCTGTAGCTAATTCGGCAATGCTTCGCTCCCTACCTGCTGATTTTGGTTTTGTATTAAATGAATATGATCCTTACTTTCATTATAGAGCAACACAATATATTGTAGATAACGGTATAATCGCATTTCATGAATGGAATGATGAATATAGTTGGCATCCTTATGGTCGTGATGTTTCTGCTGGCTCTCAGCTAATGTTGTATCTGTCTGCTGCATCTATTTATTATGTATTGGGAGAGTCTATTTCTCTTTTAGATGTCACTATACTGGTTCCTGTGATTTTCGGTCCATTATCGGCCCTTGTTTTATTTGCACTTGTTCGTCGTATCGCAGGAACAACTTCTGGCCTTATCGCAGCATTACTCATGTCATTTTCAATTCCACTTTTAACTAGAGGCATGATTGGCTGGTTTAAATCAGAACCGGTTGGGATATTTTATGGTCTATTTGCAGTATATTTATTCATCAGTGGAATTAAATCACAAAATCGCAAAGTAGCGATTCCCAAGATAATTGGTAGTGGAATACTACTTACATTTTCTGTTTCTGCTTGGGGAGGAAGCTCTTTTTTCATTCTACTACTTGCCATGTTTATCGTAACGTTACCATTCGTACGTAAAGATTATACATTTTTGTTAAAATACACACCACTATTCCTAATAGCCTGTCTTGTTACAGCTATGTTTTTCCAACGACAAGGCATTGACTTTGTACTGGGTTTAGGTGGACTACTTTTAGGCGGTTCGTATATCGTTATGGTTTTGACTATACTGGTACACCGTTTTAGCAATTTGGAAAATAAATTACGAAACTCTTTATTATTTATTCTATTTACTATTGTCTCTGCCATAGGATTACTTGCAGCAAATGTTGTTCCTGCATCCTTTCGCTATCTTAGTGCTGTAAATCCTTTTCTTATACAAAAAAGTGTACTTGCAACCTCGGTAGCAGAACACGCCTCTGTCACAATAGAGTTTTCGTTCTATGTGATGTCTACTATGTTGATATTTGCAGTGATTGGAATTTGGTTTATTTTTAGAGTTCGTTCTCTAGAAAATGATGATTCTCCATTACGTATTCCTAATGATATGATGGCATTTGCATTAATCTTTGGTATGTTTGGAGTTTACATGAGTTCTGCATTTATTCGACTTGAATTATTTGCATCAATTGCTGTAATTAGTGTCGCAAGTATTGGACTGACTGTTTTGATTCGCCAAATATGTAAACCCGGTGTACAATTACGTAAAAAAATTATGCCTGTACCAAATGTTCCAACTAAGATGATATTCGGAGCTCTAATTATTCTTCTACTAGTAGTTCCTTTGATTCATCCTGTAAACGCAAATTGGCTTACTGCTATTCACCAACCTCCATCAATTGCAAATGGTAGTAGTAGATACTTCATCAATAGCCCTGACTGGCCAGATACATTCGAGTGGATGAAGAATAATACGTCAAAGGGATCTGTAGTGGGTTCGTGGTGGGATTATGGATATTGGATTCAAACACTTGGGGAGAGAGCTAGTTTGGCAGATAATAGTACAAGTAATTCTACTCGCATAGCGGAGATTGGACGTGCATTTCTTAGTCCTCCTGATATAGCATGGAGTGCATTTTCAAATACAATGGATGCAGATTACGTTTTATTATACATCGCAGGACATCGTGTTAATTCCTTAAATGAAGAAGATGGATATTATGTTTTGAATGGTGGTGGTGACTTTTCAAAAAAGATATGGTTTATACGTATTGGTGGTTTACCTGAGAGTAAATTTCTACAACTAGATGGTAATTCTGGTACAGATTATCTGTGGCAAGAGACGGCCTTGGGTAGTATGATTCCTTTTACTCCTGTTACCTACTTGCTGCAAGATCAAACTCAAGTTGCTGAATATCAACTTGGCTCAACTCCGATCTATATTAAAGATGTTAAATATCCTGCAGACGGTGACGGTCCATTCAGATTAGCCTACTCTTCACCTTCCTTTACTGATGAGAGAGGTGTCTTGAATACTATACTCATTTATGAAATAAATAAAGACTATGTACCTTTAGAGTAA
- a CDS encoding RNA-protein complex protein Nop10, which yields MRPLIRKCPKCNTYTLKQNCPKCEGVTESVHPAKFSPDDRYMKYRIAAKDFYSKGT from the coding sequence ATGCGACCATTAATTAGAAAATGTCCAAAATGTAATACATACACACTCAAACAGAATTGTCCTAAATGTGAGGGGGTTACAGAATCAGTTCACCCAGCAAAATTTTCGCCAGATGATCGATACATGAAATATCGCATTGCCGCAAAAGATTTTTACTCTAAAGGTACATAG
- a CDS encoding S1 RNA-binding domain-containing protein: MSIESGLPEQGEIVPATVTRITDHGAYVTLDEFNDVQGFLHISEVAPGWIKSISKFVKEGEKKVLLVKKVNKDRIDIDLSLKQVSNXSKKKKIIESKHYEKGKALLQSVKESGKLNDNDIEKLEDGLYSKYDSVYDAFLDIARKDTSIISDLKLSKIVTDTITKICKKMRLPSVEIRGILNITSPQSNGVEIIKKTFSSVMKESDVTANISYLGAPKYRLSISATDFKSAESAIKPILHTIQSTIEKKHGTFKFVREDSKKTRE, encoded by the coding sequence ATGAGCATAGAATCAGGTCTGCCAGAGCAGGGAGAAATTGTACCTGCAACTGTAACAAGAATTACAGATCACGGGGCGTATGTTACACTAGACGAATTTAATGATGTACAAGGATTTTTACACATATCAGAGGTCGCACCGGGATGGATTAAATCTATCAGTAAGTTTGTCAAAGAAGGTGAAAAAAAGGTGCTGTTGGTAAAAAAAGTAAACAAAGATAGAATTGATATAGATTTATCACTAAAACAGGTATCAAACGANTCAAAAAAGAAAAAGATTATTGAATCTAAACATTATGAAAAAGGTAAAGCGTTGCTACAAAGTGTAAAAGAATCTGGTAAACTCAATGATAATGATATTGAAAAATTGGAAGACGGTCTTTATTCAAAATATGATTCAGTATATGATGCATTTTTAGATATAGCAAGAAAAGATACATCTATAATTAGTGATCTAAAATTATCAAAGATAGTTACAGATACAATAACTAAAATTTGTAAAAAAATGAGATTACCATCAGTGGAGATTAGAGGTATTCTTAATATTACATCTCCACAATCTAACGGAGTCGAAATTATTAAAAAAACATTTTCTAGTGTTATGAAAGAATCAGATGTAACTGCAAATATTTCATATTTAGGCGCACCAAAATACAGATTAAGTATCTCTGCAACAGATTTCAAATCTGCTGAATCTGCAATAAAGCCAATACTACACACAATTCAATCAACAATAGAGAAAAAACACGGTACTTTCAAATTTGTTCGTGAAGATTCTAAAAAAACTAGGGAATAA
- the cobO gene encoding cob(I)yrinic acid a,c-diamide adenosyltransferase has translation MGKDGLVIVYTGGGKGKTTAALGMALRAIGYDHKVCMIQFIKGSWHYGELDSIKRLEPEFEIVTAGKGFVGILDDKSPKSEHEKAAKEAIEFCKKKMLSKKYDLIIFDEINYAVDLKLITIQDVIELINAKPNDLDIVLTGNHAKNEIIEMADLVTEMKEIKHPFKMGIKAKKGIDF, from the coding sequence ATGGGAAAAGATGGTTTAGTAATTGTATATACTGGTGGCGGAAAGGGCAAAACGACCGCTGCGCTTGGAATGGCATTAAGAGCAATAGGATATGATCACAAAGTATGTATGATTCAATTCATAAAAGGATCATGGCATTATGGGGAATTGGATTCTATCAAAAGATTAGAACCTGAATTTGAAATTGTAACTGCTGGAAAAGGTTTTGTTGGTATTTTAGATGATAAGAGTCCTAAAAGTGAACATGAAAAAGCTGCCAAAGAGGCTATAGAATTTTGTAAGAAAAAAATGCTATCTAAAAAATATGATTTAATTATATTTGATGAAATTAATTATGCGGTAGATTTGAAATTAATAACCATACAAGATGTAATTGAATTGATTAATGCAAAGCCAAATGATTTAGACATAGTACTTACAGGTAACCATGCAAAGAATGAGATAATCGAGATGGCAGATTTAGTAACAGAGATGAAAGAGATTAAACATCCGTTCAAGATGGGAATTAAGGCTAAAAAAGGTATAGACTTTTAA
- a CDS encoding cobyrinate a,c-diamide synthase, which produces MNIPRIVIAGTSSGVGKTSITCGIIHSLMKHGYTVQPFKVGPDYINPQYLSIISKKSPRNLNPWLMGKSQVLDTFVKNSRADMSVIEGVMGFYDGYSGTTNHSSTHHVAEILKAPVILILDASKAARSVAATAQGFKNFHKNSHIRGIILNKISTPKHARLCKDALEQINIPVVGVVPKQADINLSSRHLGLINDSHSMQKIKQVASTISDFIDLDLIIKYSKSAVPLKFKSKSLKKTRNKITIGVALDDSFNFYYNDNLDALRYHGAKLEFFSPTSDTQIPQCHGLYLGGGYPEVLGNSLSKNTKMRRLVKKLALDNIPLYAECGGLMYLTRSITSEKKCYNMVGLYDLRTRMTKTVKLNYTKGNITNHCLLSSSNRAFHGHEYHYSEITFVPNDMTFAYDLTRGHGIIHNKDGIIQDNTLASYGHLYFPSCNFANEFVNQCIIYSRH; this is translated from the coding sequence ATGAATATTCCTAGAATCGTTATAGCTGGAACTAGCAGTGGTGTAGGTAAGACGTCCATAACATGTGGAATTATACATTCTTTGATGAAGCACGGATATACTGTTCAACCATTCAAAGTGGGACCTGATTATATCAATCCACAATATCTATCAATAATATCAAAAAAGTCCCCAAGAAATCTAAATCCATGGCTTATGGGTAAATCTCAGGTACTAGATACATTTGTAAAAAATTCTCGTGCAGACATGTCAGTAATTGAGGGAGTAATGGGATTTTACGACGGTTATTCTGGAACTACTAATCATTCTAGCACACATCATGTCGCAGAAATCCTCAAAGCACCTGTGATCTTAATTCTTGATGCAAGTAAAGCTGCTCGATCTGTTGCTGCAACAGCTCAAGGATTTAAAAATTTCCATAAAAATTCACACATCCGAGGAATTATTCTTAATAAAATATCTACCCCCAAACATGCACGTCTATGCAAAGATGCCCTTGAGCAAATAAACATACCAGTTGTTGGTGTGGTTCCAAAACAAGCAGATATTAATTTATCATCACGTCATCTTGGTCTGATAAATGATTCACATAGTATGCAAAAAATCAAACAAGTTGCAAGTACAATTTCTGATTTTATTGATTTGGATTTAATTATAAAATATAGTAAATCTGCTGTGCCGTTAAAATTTAAGTCTAAATCTTTGAAAAAAACTCGCAACAAAATTACAATCGGTGTTGCACTAGATGATTCTTTCAACTTTTACTATAACGATAATTTAGATGCACTACGATACCATGGTGCAAAACTAGAGTTTTTCAGCCCAACTAGTGATACCCAGATTCCACAATGTCATGGATTGTACTTAGGTGGTGGCTACCCTGAAGTGTTGGGTAATTCATTATCGAAAAATACCAAAATGCGTCGCCTTGTAAAAAAACTAGCTCTTGATAATATTCCATTATATGCTGAGTGTGGTGGATTAATGTACCTCACTCGTTCTATCACTTCTGAGAAAAAATGTTACAACATGGTCGGTCTTTATGATCTGAGGACTAGAATGACTAAAACTGTAAAGCTCAATTATACCAAAGGTAACATTACTAATCATTGTTTATTGTCATCATCAAATCGGGCATTTCATGGACACGAGTATCATTATTCTGAAATTACTTTTGTTCCAAATGATATGACATTTGCCTATGATTTAACTCGGGGTCATGGAATAATTCACAATAAAGATGGAATAATTCAAGACAATACTTTGGCCTCTTATGGACATTTGTATTTCCCTAGTTGTAATTTTGCCAATGAATTTGTAAATCAATGCATAATTTATTCACGACATTGA
- a CDS encoding precorrin-8X methylmutase, translating to MQTRKGQSIEDESMRIIDAEVGKHTYDDKQWNIVRRIIHSTADFDFIDKNKIIFHNYAIEMGINALKNGKSIVVDVNGVAGLLNKQNLAEFNNKLVCKISDPTIAELAKKNNQTRSELSMLQSKEDIDRGIVVVGNAPTALMQVIKMIKDQVVKPALVIGVPVGFVCAVEAKEQLQKIPTPFITNLGRKGGSSTAAAIVNALFKILRESMS from the coding sequence ATGCAGACTAGAAAAGGTCAATCGATTGAAGATGAAAGTATGAGAATTATAGATGCCGAAGTTGGTAAACATACGTATGATGATAAACAGTGGAATATTGTACGTAGAATAATTCATTCAACAGCAGATTTTGATTTCATAGATAAAAATAAAATAATTTTTCACAATTACGCAATAGAAATGGGTATTAATGCTCTGAAAAATGGTAAGAGTATAGTAGTTGATGTAAATGGTGTTGCAGGATTACTAAATAAACAAAATCTAGCAGAATTTAACAATAAATTAGTTTGTAAAATATCCGATCCTACTATTGCAGAATTGGCAAAAAAGAATAATCAAACTAGATCTGAACTATCCATGTTGCAATCTAAAGAAGATATTGATAGAGGAATAGTAGTTGTAGGAAACGCACCTACGGCGTTGATGCAGGTAATCAAGATGATAAAGGATCAAGTTGTAAAACCGGCCCTAGTAATTGGAGTACCAGTAGGATTTGTGTGTGCAGTTGAGGCAAAAGAGCAGTTGCAAAAAATACCCACACCATTTATTACTAATTTAGGAAGAAAGGGCGGAAGTTCTACAGCAGCTGCAATTGTAAATGCATTATTCAAGATACTAAGAGAATCAATGTCGTGA